Proteins encoded together in one Aeromonas encheleia window:
- a CDS encoding sulfurtransferase, whose amino-acid sequence MKRITALLRAGLAALLLWCALPALAAELPPLSLADAKAKEAVILDTRPSYFYQGWPMADEQQGGHVAGAESLSAEWKYGDEEWAKALKEKGLSADRPVALYGEPRGVAEVARLLRQQGIKQLFELQDWKAAPREALTRWQQLVYPRWLADLQEGKPVVAKPKGDWKLFEVDWGSPKAYLLSHIPGAGYIDTNRLEEEPLWNKVSDEALKQLLLENGIRHDTTVILYGRNTMAAARAAHLMMYAGVEDVRLLDGGLDAWFVQHLRTETGLANKYEPVKEFGVAIPAHPEYLTSLTQAKELLKQPDGALVSVRTWDEFVGKTSGYSYIKPKGDIPGAKWGRGGVDANSMSDFHNPDGTMKPAREILAMWDEWDIEPTQQAAFYCGTGWRASEAFFYAWLMDWKRISVYDGGWYEWSSDPKNPTVTGERQPKG is encoded by the coding sequence ATGAAACGAATCACAGCCCTGTTGCGGGCCGGTCTGGCCGCCTTGCTGCTCTGGTGCGCCTTGCCCGCCCTGGCGGCGGAATTGCCCCCCCTCTCCTTGGCGGATGCCAAGGCCAAGGAGGCCGTCATCCTGGATACCCGCCCCAGCTACTTCTACCAGGGCTGGCCCATGGCGGATGAGCAGCAGGGCGGCCACGTGGCTGGCGCCGAGAGCCTCTCCGCCGAGTGGAAATACGGTGACGAGGAGTGGGCCAAGGCGCTCAAGGAGAAGGGACTGAGTGCGGACCGTCCGGTGGCACTCTATGGCGAACCGCGCGGGGTGGCCGAGGTGGCCCGCCTGCTGCGCCAGCAGGGCATCAAGCAGCTGTTCGAGCTGCAGGACTGGAAGGCCGCGCCGCGCGAGGCCCTGACCCGCTGGCAGCAGCTGGTCTACCCGCGCTGGCTGGCGGATCTGCAGGAAGGCAAGCCGGTGGTGGCCAAGCCCAAGGGTGACTGGAAGCTGTTCGAGGTGGATTGGGGTTCACCCAAGGCTTACCTGCTGAGCCACATCCCGGGGGCCGGTTACATCGACACCAACCGCCTGGAAGAGGAGCCGTTGTGGAACAAGGTGTCCGATGAGGCGCTCAAGCAACTGCTGCTGGAGAACGGCATCCGTCACGACACCACCGTCATCCTCTATGGCCGCAACACCATGGCGGCGGCCCGTGCCGCTCACCTGATGATGTACGCCGGGGTGGAAGACGTGCGACTGCTGGATGGCGGCCTGGATGCCTGGTTCGTGCAGCACCTGCGCACCGAGACCGGCCTGGCCAACAAGTACGAGCCGGTGAAGGAGTTCGGCGTGGCCATTCCGGCGCACCCCGAGTACCTCACCTCCCTGACCCAGGCCAAGGAGCTGCTCAAGCAGCCCGATGGCGCCCTGGTCAGCGTGCGTACCTGGGACGAGTTCGTCGGCAAGACCTCCGGCTACAGCTACATCAAGCCGAAGGGTGACATCCCCGGCGCCAAGTGGGGTCGTGGTGGGGTGGATGCCAACAGCATGAGCGACTTCCACAATCCGGATGGCACCATGAAGCCGGCCCGCGAGATCCTCGCCATGTGGGATGAGTGGGACATAGAGCCAACCCAGCAGGCCGCCTTCTACTGCGGTACCGGCTGGCGCGCCTCCGAGGCCTTCTTCTACGCCTGGCTGATGGACTGGAAGCGGATCAGCGTCTACGACGGCGGCTGGTACGAGTGGAGCTCAGATCCCAAGAACCCCACCGTCACCGGTGAGCGTCAGCCCAAGGGCTGA
- a CDS encoding YgdI/YgdR family lipoprotein — translation MKRLMMILVCVLGLVACSSQYIMSTRDGKMITTDSKPKLDEDTGMYRYYDEEGREMLINKDDITQIMER, via the coding sequence ATGAAACGACTGATGATGATCCTGGTGTGTGTGCTGGGACTGGTGGCGTGCAGCTCTCAATACATCATGAGCACCCGGGACGGGAAGATGATTACCACCGACAGCAAGCCCAAGCTGGATGAGGACACGGGCATGTACCGCTACTACGACGAAGAGGGGCGGGAGATGTTGATCAACAAGGATGACATCACCCAGATCATGGAGCGCTGA
- a CDS encoding ATP-binding cassette domain-containing protein — protein MEHPETSAGWLSRLFYHWTGPLLRKGLSEPQVSLDDLYPLLPEDRRDERADAFLALTATRPVRPWPIMAFIWHHYRGRIGLLTLLQLLGMLATLASPWLLNHSMTQLGDGASTGHKLLLAFALFASVLAAGMLAEHSLQLALKMHVPIRRLLAESLLAKVMKLGGKSFDDRAGGRVQNLINRDVWDITWILADPAMPLTMALQLAGTIALLVWQVGSAGLVGFAVLTLLLLVSTRVVRRMNQQEQQLKRQQDERNGILAEYIKKLRLVRQNGLGAFFTQAANAKRQQELGVLGRVLKLDAVNSFLMLSTPLLVTLATFTTYLASGQSLTLPQVFTTIALFAVLRIPMMRLPYLIRTLINFNTGFNRLCDFLNSAEQHRDLNDPSLPVGSLRLQAVTARHQHKAVLQGASLAIQPGELVGITGATGAGKSCLLHLIAGFDNEFEGEIRRHGRVAHLGHKPWLMNDTIRNNILFGQPWHGERYRWVLGACALSADLSLLSHGDQTLVGELGTRLSGGQQQRVALARALYAKADILLLDNPLSALDPIVSAQVLEQGLAFKPGPTRLLVSHDPDVLAHCDRVIRVEQGQLVELDAHQLADLIQHPLPAPMVAPQEAEQFSEEKVVEGKVDWGLFGFMWQRLAAPGAILIALLLTLGQEGLRIASDLWLGGKAEVADVRTLLGIYVLLGAGSLVCIMVVRIINYKLGLKLAWTLFDGMLGRISRAPMAFFDKVPQGRILNRFDRDLGEAQEILLSMLMGLFAMLISVLLQVAVIGVNMPLLLLIAPLVGWALYVLQRRYRAVQLKLRRQSSVLRSPLYISISETIRGAPALRLAGAERYALDQVLLHYDNNLRSWYTTTSINRWLGMHQTLLSAALVGAVALMVAFSNSSLLGAVAITYAFTASAMLNSLIRTFAEVEQVMNAVERVREYSEIESERQEGEPLSTPHPRVRFDNLGLRYPEASQWALHKVNFELAPGEKVGVCGRTGAGKSSLLGVLQAMYPVSQGEIYYDEQPLSALAPEAVRDLYDTVSQTPLTFFGTLRANLAPLTRHDDEALELALARVGLAERCAGRLDEDLDKLQLSAGETQLLVIARILLSRRPLIVLDEATSDLDHGGMRKMAELLYRYRPEASYLVIAHHLEPLLSVDKVVVMEAGSVVEQGSPVSLLANPDSRFHRLFVGQVNRQVAEITG, from the coding sequence TTGGAACACCCGGAAACCTCGGCCGGCTGGCTGAGCCGTCTCTTCTATCACTGGACGGGGCCCTTGCTGCGCAAGGGTCTGAGCGAACCCCAGGTCAGCCTCGACGATCTCTATCCTCTGCTGCCGGAAGACAGGCGTGACGAGCGCGCCGACGCCTTCCTCGCGCTGACCGCCACCCGGCCGGTGCGGCCCTGGCCCATCATGGCCTTCATCTGGCATCACTACCGCGGGCGCATCGGCCTGCTCACCCTGCTGCAGCTGCTCGGCATGCTGGCGACCCTGGCCAGCCCCTGGCTGCTGAACCACAGCATGACCCAGCTCGGTGACGGAGCCAGCACAGGCCACAAGCTGCTGCTGGCCTTCGCCCTGTTCGCCTCGGTGCTGGCCGCCGGCATGCTGGCGGAGCACTCCCTGCAGCTGGCGCTCAAGATGCACGTCCCCATTCGCCGCCTGCTGGCCGAGTCCCTGCTCGCCAAGGTGATGAAGCTGGGGGGCAAGAGCTTTGACGACCGCGCCGGTGGCCGGGTGCAGAACCTCATCAACCGGGATGTGTGGGACATCACCTGGATCCTGGCCGATCCGGCCATGCCGCTCACCATGGCGCTGCAACTGGCCGGCACCATAGCCCTGCTGGTGTGGCAGGTGGGCAGTGCCGGCCTGGTCGGTTTCGCCGTGCTCACCCTGCTGCTGCTGGTCTCCACCCGGGTGGTGCGCCGCATGAACCAGCAGGAGCAGCAGCTCAAGCGCCAGCAGGACGAGCGCAACGGCATACTGGCGGAATATATCAAGAAGCTGCGGCTGGTGCGCCAGAACGGGCTCGGCGCCTTCTTCACCCAGGCGGCTAACGCCAAGCGCCAGCAGGAGCTCGGCGTGCTCGGCCGGGTGCTCAAGCTCGATGCCGTCAACAGCTTCCTGATGCTGAGCACCCCGCTGCTGGTCACCCTCGCCACCTTCACCACCTATCTCGCATCGGGCCAGAGCCTGACCCTGCCTCAGGTGTTCACCACCATCGCCCTGTTCGCGGTGCTGCGCATCCCCATGATGCGGCTGCCCTACCTCATCCGCACCCTGATCAACTTCAACACCGGCTTCAACCGGCTGTGCGACTTCCTCAACAGCGCGGAACAGCACCGGGATCTCAACGACCCCAGCCTGCCCGTCGGCAGCCTGCGGCTCCAGGCCGTCACCGCCCGGCACCAGCACAAGGCGGTGCTGCAAGGGGCCAGCCTCGCTATCCAGCCGGGGGAGCTGGTGGGGATCACGGGGGCGACCGGGGCGGGCAAGAGCTGCCTGCTGCACCTGATCGCCGGCTTCGACAACGAGTTCGAGGGGGAGATCCGCCGCCACGGCCGGGTGGCCCACCTCGGCCACAAGCCCTGGCTGATGAACGACACCATTCGCAACAACATACTGTTCGGCCAGCCCTGGCACGGCGAACGCTATCGCTGGGTGCTCGGCGCCTGCGCCCTCAGTGCCGACCTCAGCCTGCTCAGCCACGGCGACCAGACCCTGGTGGGCGAGCTCGGTACCCGCCTCTCCGGCGGCCAGCAGCAGCGGGTCGCCCTGGCACGCGCGCTCTATGCGAAGGCCGACATCCTGCTGCTGGACAACCCCCTCTCGGCGCTGGATCCCATCGTCTCGGCCCAGGTGCTGGAGCAGGGGCTCGCCTTCAAGCCGGGCCCCACCCGGCTGCTGGTGAGCCACGATCCGGACGTGCTGGCCCACTGCGATCGGGTTATCCGGGTCGAGCAGGGCCAACTGGTGGAGCTCGACGCACACCAGCTGGCGGATCTCATCCAGCATCCGCTCCCCGCCCCCATGGTGGCGCCGCAGGAGGCGGAACAATTCAGCGAGGAGAAGGTGGTCGAGGGCAAGGTCGACTGGGGCCTGTTCGGCTTCATGTGGCAGCGCCTGGCCGCCCCCGGCGCCATCCTGATCGCACTGCTGCTCACCCTGGGCCAGGAGGGACTGCGCATCGCCTCGGATCTCTGGCTCGGCGGCAAGGCCGAGGTGGCGGATGTCCGCACCCTGCTCGGCATCTATGTGCTGCTGGGGGCGGGCTCCCTCGTCTGCATCATGGTGGTGCGGATCATCAACTACAAGCTCGGCCTCAAGCTGGCCTGGACCCTGTTCGACGGCATGCTGGGCCGCATCAGCCGTGCCCCCATGGCGTTCTTCGACAAGGTGCCCCAGGGGCGCATCCTCAACCGCTTCGATCGGGATCTCGGGGAGGCGCAGGAGATACTGCTGTCCATGCTGATGGGGCTGTTCGCCATGCTCATCTCGGTGTTGCTGCAGGTGGCGGTGATCGGCGTCAACATGCCGCTGCTGCTGCTCATCGCCCCCCTGGTGGGCTGGGCGCTCTATGTGCTGCAGCGCCGCTACCGGGCGGTGCAGCTCAAGCTGCGGCGCCAGTCCTCGGTGCTGCGCTCCCCGCTCTACATCAGCATCAGCGAGACCATCCGCGGCGCCCCCGCCCTGCGTCTGGCCGGCGCCGAGCGCTACGCCCTGGATCAGGTGCTGCTGCACTATGACAACAACCTGCGCAGCTGGTACACCACCACCTCCATCAACCGCTGGCTCGGCATGCACCAGACCCTGCTCTCCGCCGCCCTGGTCGGGGCCGTGGCGCTGATGGTGGCCTTCAGCAACAGCTCGCTGCTGGGGGCCGTGGCCATCACCTACGCCTTCACCGCCTCGGCCATGCTCAACTCCCTGATCCGCACCTTCGCCGAGGTGGAGCAGGTGATGAATGCGGTGGAGCGGGTGCGCGAGTACAGCGAGATCGAGAGCGAGCGCCAGGAAGGTGAGCCCCTCTCCACCCCTCATCCCAGGGTGCGCTTCGACAACCTGGGGCTGCGCTACCCCGAGGCGAGCCAGTGGGCGCTGCACAAGGTGAACTTCGAGTTGGCCCCCGGCGAGAAGGTCGGCGTCTGCGGCCGCACCGGTGCGGGCAAGAGCTCCCTGCTCGGGGTGCTGCAGGCCATGTATCCGGTCTCCCAGGGCGAGATCTACTACGACGAGCAGCCGCTGTCGGCGCTGGCGCCGGAGGCGGTGCGCGATCTGTACGACACCGTCTCCCAGACGCCGCTCACCTTCTTCGGCACCCTGCGCGCCAACCTGGCCCCCCTGACCCGCCACGACGACGAGGCGCTGGAGCTGGCGCTGGCCCGGGTGGGCCTGGCCGAGCGCTGCGCCGGTCGGCTGGACGAGGATCTCGACAAGCTGCAGCTGTCGGCCGGCGAGACCCAGCTGCTGGTGATCGCCCGCATCCTGCTGTCGCGCCGCCCGCTGATCGTGCTGGACGAGGCCACCTCGGATCTCGATCACGGCGGCATGCGCAAGATGGCGGAGCTGCTCTATCGCTACCGGCCGGAGGCCAGCTATCTGGTGATAGCCCACCATCTGGAGCCGCTCTTGTCGGTGGACAAGGTGGTGGTGATGGAGGCGGGTAGCGTGGTGGAGCAGGGCTCGCCGGTCAGCCTGCTGGCCAACCCGGACTCCCGCTTCCACCGGCTGTTCGTCGGTCAGGTCAACCGCCAGGTGGCCGAGATCACCGGCTGA
- a CDS encoding alpha/beta fold hydrolase — protein MSSPLRYVLDGIHCEPHFFTVPLDHQQPDDEETITLFGRTLCHQDRLDDDLPWLLFLQGGPGFGAPRPTAASGWLKRALQEFRVLLLDQRGTGHSTPIHAEALTQFTPRQQADYLSHFRADSIVRDAEYLREILSPGRPWSLLGQSFGGFCSLTYLSLFPDSLHEVYLTGGVAPIGRSADEVYRATYQRVADKNRAFFARFPHAQAIANRLANHLHHHEVRLPNGQRLTVQQLQQQGLDLGASGAFEELYYLLEDAFIGERLNPAFLYQVQAMQPFNTNPVFAILHEAIYCEGEASNWAAERVRGEYPALAWAPGKDFAFTGEMIYPWMFEQFRELIPLKEAAHLLAHKADWGPLYDPARLARNTVPVACAVYAEDMYVEFDYCRETLKGLGNSRAWITNEYEHNGLRADGEQILDRLIRLNRDR, from the coding sequence ATGAGCAGCCCCTTGCGTTATGTGCTGGACGGCATCCATTGCGAGCCACACTTCTTCACCGTGCCCCTCGACCACCAGCAGCCTGACGATGAGGAGACCATCACCCTGTTTGGCCGCACCCTCTGTCACCAGGATCGGCTGGACGATGACCTGCCCTGGCTGCTCTTCCTGCAGGGAGGCCCGGGCTTCGGAGCCCCGCGCCCGACCGCCGCCAGCGGCTGGCTCAAGCGGGCGCTGCAGGAGTTTAGGGTACTGCTGCTCGATCAGCGCGGCACCGGCCACTCCACCCCCATCCATGCCGAGGCGCTGACCCAGTTCACGCCCCGCCAGCAGGCCGACTACCTCAGCCATTTTCGCGCCGACAGCATAGTGCGGGACGCCGAATACCTGCGCGAGATCCTGAGCCCGGGCCGGCCGTGGAGCCTGCTCGGCCAGAGCTTCGGCGGCTTCTGCAGCCTCACCTATCTCTCCCTGTTCCCGGACAGCCTGCACGAGGTCTACCTCACCGGCGGCGTGGCCCCCATAGGCCGCAGCGCGGACGAGGTCTACCGCGCCACCTACCAGCGGGTCGCGGACAAGAATCGCGCCTTCTTCGCCCGCTTCCCCCACGCCCAGGCCATCGCCAACCGGCTGGCGAACCACCTGCATCACCACGAGGTGCGGCTGCCCAACGGCCAGCGCCTGACGGTGCAGCAGCTGCAGCAGCAGGGGCTGGATCTCGGCGCCAGCGGCGCCTTCGAGGAGCTCTACTACCTGCTGGAGGACGCCTTCATCGGCGAGCGGCTCAACCCCGCCTTCCTCTATCAGGTGCAGGCCATGCAGCCGTTCAACACCAACCCGGTGTTCGCCATCCTGCACGAGGCCATCTACTGCGAGGGGGAAGCCAGCAACTGGGCGGCCGAGCGGGTCAGGGGCGAGTACCCGGCCCTGGCCTGGGCGCCGGGCAAGGACTTCGCCTTCACCGGCGAGATGATCTACCCCTGGATGTTCGAGCAGTTCCGCGAGCTGATACCGCTCAAGGAGGCCGCCCACCTGCTGGCCCACAAGGCGGACTGGGGCCCGCTCTACGATCCGGCCCGGCTGGCCCGCAACACAGTGCCGGTGGCCTGCGCCGTCTACGCCGAGGACATGTACGTCGAGTTCGACTACTGCCGCGAGACGCTCAAGGGCCTCGGCAACAGCCGCGCCTGGATCACCAACGAATACGAACACAACGGCCTGCGGGCCGACGGCGAGCAGATCCTGGACCGGCTCATCCGCCTGAATCGGGATCGCTGA
- a CDS encoding immune inhibitor A domain-containing protein, producing the protein MAAPVHGPFDAPLADEVKVLEMLKKSGHIPTLASPEQEQAALARYYRDKARAYPGGSGSLAQKEGKVRERILKKIRLNGTARPGDRVPTLLLKAIEQEHYSGKMRKDKILAILVDFPDYPKNSLSPELTKMYYPDYTPAHYNDLLFSAKGYAGPGGERFISMRQFYEQQSGQSYSVGGQVAGWYTAAKSAAYYGSNLNETAVRELVKEALLQVAGDPAIDLAQFDQEDRYDLNGNGNRDEPDGLIDHLMIFHSSVGEEAGGGDLGEDAIWAHRWNLGAPYPIPGTDSPSGNFGGQFAAYDYTIQPIDAAAGVCAHEYGHDLGLPDEYDTKYSGKGEPVATWSIMSSGSWAGVIGGTEPTGFSAWAKEFLQASLGGNWLHGSNLRLDDLGPRGNVYMLDQANDKGRNDDVVRINLPAKQIPLNPPYAGQYQYHGGKGNGLDNRMSLALDLTGRQSASLAFKAWYQIEEGFDYARVLVNGEPIPGNLTTADDPNGVGFGVGLTGNSNGWVDAEFDLSPWAGQRIELSLQYQSDAGVAENGLFVDEIQLLADGDVVLSDGAEGSAAFTLAGFVQSNGSEAKDHYYLAEWRNHAGVDKGLAHINVADQLMRYEPGMLLWYVDNSQANNWVGIHPGEGFLGVVDGDQRTLSWSDGAVAGTRYQIHDATFSLGFQRPLDLKHPSGALLRDFWIAPNRVFKDSRSYQSDAIPDAGRLLPEYGLKISVTGQARDMSTGRIIISRH; encoded by the coding sequence ATGGCCGCCCCGGTCCATGGTCCCTTCGATGCCCCCCTCGCCGACGAGGTGAAGGTGCTGGAGATGCTTAAAAAGAGCGGCCACATCCCGACCCTGGCCTCTCCCGAGCAGGAGCAGGCCGCGCTGGCCCGCTATTACCGCGACAAGGCGCGGGCCTACCCGGGCGGCAGTGGCAGCCTGGCGCAGAAAGAGGGCAAGGTGCGGGAGCGCATCCTCAAGAAGATCCGCCTGAACGGCACAGCGCGGCCGGGTGACAGGGTGCCGACCCTGCTGCTCAAGGCGATCGAGCAGGAGCACTACAGCGGCAAGATGCGCAAGGACAAGATCCTCGCCATCCTGGTGGACTTCCCGGACTACCCGAAGAACAGCCTCAGCCCCGAGCTCACCAAGATGTACTACCCGGACTACACCCCGGCGCACTACAACGATCTGCTGTTCTCGGCCAAGGGCTATGCGGGACCGGGCGGCGAGCGCTTCATCTCCATGCGCCAGTTCTACGAGCAGCAATCCGGCCAGAGCTACAGCGTGGGTGGCCAGGTGGCCGGCTGGTATACCGCCGCCAAGAGTGCCGCCTACTACGGCAGCAACCTCAACGAGACGGCGGTGCGGGAGCTGGTGAAGGAGGCGCTGTTACAGGTGGCGGGGGATCCGGCCATCGATCTCGCCCAGTTTGATCAAGAGGATCGCTACGATCTGAACGGCAACGGCAACAGAGACGAGCCGGACGGCCTCATCGACCACCTGATGATCTTCCACTCCAGCGTGGGGGAAGAGGCGGGCGGCGGCGATCTCGGCGAAGATGCCATCTGGGCCCATCGCTGGAACCTCGGCGCCCCCTACCCCATCCCGGGCACCGACAGCCCGAGCGGGAACTTCGGCGGCCAGTTCGCCGCCTACGACTACACCATCCAGCCCATCGACGCCGCCGCCGGGGTCTGTGCCCACGAATATGGCCACGATCTCGGGCTGCCGGACGAGTACGACACCAAGTACAGCGGCAAGGGGGAACCGGTGGCGACCTGGTCCATCATGTCGTCCGGCTCCTGGGCCGGGGTGATCGGCGGCACCGAGCCGACCGGCTTCTCCGCCTGGGCCAAGGAGTTCCTGCAGGCCTCCCTCGGCGGCAACTGGCTGCACGGCAGCAACCTGCGGCTCGACGATCTCGGCCCCCGCGGCAACGTCTACATGCTGGATCAGGCCAACGACAAGGGCCGCAACGACGACGTGGTGCGCATCAACCTGCCCGCCAAGCAGATCCCGCTCAACCCGCCCTACGCCGGCCAGTACCAGTACCACGGCGGCAAGGGCAACGGTCTCGACAACCGCATGAGCCTGGCGCTGGATCTGACCGGCAGGCAGAGCGCCAGCCTGGCGTTCAAGGCCTGGTATCAGATCGAGGAGGGCTTTGACTATGCGCGGGTGCTGGTCAACGGCGAGCCCATCCCGGGCAACCTCACCACCGCCGACGATCCGAACGGGGTCGGCTTCGGCGTCGGCCTCACCGGCAACTCCAACGGCTGGGTCGATGCCGAGTTTGACCTGAGCCCCTGGGCCGGTCAGCGCATCGAGCTCAGCCTGCAATACCAGAGCGACGCCGGCGTGGCCGAAAACGGCCTGTTCGTGGACGAGATCCAGCTGCTCGCCGACGGAGATGTGGTGCTGAGCGACGGGGCCGAGGGCAGCGCCGCCTTCACCCTGGCCGGCTTCGTGCAGAGCAACGGCAGCGAGGCCAAGGATCACTACTACCTGGCTGAGTGGCGCAACCATGCGGGGGTCGACAAGGGGCTGGCCCACATCAACGTGGCGGATCAGCTGATGCGCTACGAGCCGGGCATGCTGCTCTGGTACGTGGACAACAGCCAGGCCAACAACTGGGTGGGAATCCATCCGGGTGAAGGCTTCCTCGGCGTGGTGGATGGGGATCAGCGCACCCTGAGCTGGAGCGATGGCGCCGTGGCCGGCACCCGCTACCAGATCCATGACGCCACCTTCAGCCTGGGCTTCCAGCGTCCGCTCGACCTCAAGCATCCGAGCGGCGCCCTGCTGCGCGACTTCTGGATAGCCCCGAACCGGGTGTTCAAGGATTCCCGCAGCTACCAGAGCGACGCCATCCCGGATGCGGGTCGCCTGCTGCCCGAGTATGGCCTCAAGATCAGCGTCACCGGCCAGGCCCGTGACATGAGCACGGGCCGCATTATCATCAGCCGTCACTGA
- the rraB gene encoding ribonuclease E inhibitor RraB, protein MQEWREETTAIVNELLADGSNPDVDYEIEHHFACQDFDLLEKAAVDLFKAGFEVTDAEEMELDDGAPIFCFDATVVRKLEIEAIVADIEKMLPVLEKYGVDYDGWGTYFQE, encoded by the coding sequence ATGCAAGAGTGGCGCGAAGAGACCACCGCCATCGTCAACGAGCTGCTGGCCGACGGCAGCAATCCGGATGTGGACTACGAGATTGAGCACCACTTTGCCTGCCAGGACTTCGATCTGCTGGAGAAGGCGGCGGTCGATCTGTTCAAGGCCGGTTTTGAAGTGACCGATGCCGAAGAGATGGAGCTGGACGACGGCGCACCCATCTTCTGCTTCGACGCCACAGTAGTGCGCAAGCTGGAGATCGAAGCCATAGTCGCCGACATCGAGAAGATGCTGCCGGTCCTCGAGAAATACGGCGTGGATTACGACGGCTGGGGCACCTACTTTCAGGAGTAA
- a CDS encoding putative bifunctional diguanylate cyclase/phosphodiesterase: MNSLLTLALLQQIIDQLPMNIFCRDTDGRYLFANKVFAREAGLQHPHELVGKTDAEMPWGDVFREEDQRLLAERRPLLHQQLHCHSGGTTSWMEIHKIPLYDEQGHPLALFAMISEIDQRKELEQTFRQQQLLQRRLLDAIPDPIRLEDHQGLLIDCNQAFLDFMGLAASEALGQRIAPRLPAVQPLGRGEYCLMDANGQGRHLEVTRVDVPDDEGNSLGILTLSRDITGLRTTQAQLQQEQHYDSLTGLLKLSHFLQTSRHLGARPASLLLVDLQHFREINDRFGIRIADRLLSQVARRLQRLAPPQSLLCRVAADDFALLLPDLPLPLTEWSRNLQYELMVPYQVEEHRIQIPVFLGIAQGKANDAERLLSHAEAALAQGKRQQQHCTLFDPELDAKLKRRQLIAAQLPLAIKSAQLVAVYQPIICTHSNQLHGAELLCRWPHAEFGMISPDEFIPLAEELGLIGQLGQLMLELGCAQLARWQVAAPDLVLSVNLSPLQFRDPELCPQIFACIERHGIAPWQLELEITEGVLMENADEIESNLANLIEAGFQLAIDDFGTGYCSLAYLPRLQVATLKLDRSFTQGLATNQATTAIVRSVIGLGHELGIKITAEGVETQEQQTWLAQAGCDRLQGYLFSRPLPPAEFARNYQLPAD; encoded by the coding sequence GTGAATTCCTTGCTCACCCTGGCTCTGCTGCAGCAGATCATCGACCAGTTACCCATGAATATCTTTTGCCGGGATACGGACGGACGCTACCTGTTCGCCAACAAGGTCTTCGCGCGAGAGGCTGGCCTGCAGCACCCCCATGAACTCGTCGGCAAGACGGATGCCGAGATGCCCTGGGGCGATGTGTTCCGGGAGGAGGATCAGCGTCTGCTGGCAGAGCGGCGTCCCCTGCTCCATCAGCAGCTGCACTGCCACAGCGGCGGCACCACCAGCTGGATGGAGATCCACAAGATCCCGCTCTATGACGAGCAGGGCCACCCGCTTGCCCTGTTCGCCATGATCAGCGAGATAGATCAGCGCAAGGAGCTGGAGCAGACCTTCCGCCAGCAGCAGCTGCTGCAGCGTCGCCTGCTGGACGCCATCCCGGACCCTATCCGGCTGGAAGACCACCAGGGCCTGCTCATCGACTGCAACCAGGCCTTTCTCGACTTCATGGGGCTGGCGGCGAGCGAGGCGCTGGGCCAGCGGATCGCCCCTCGACTGCCCGCCGTACAGCCGCTGGGACGGGGGGAGTATTGCCTGATGGATGCCAATGGCCAGGGCCGCCATCTGGAGGTGACCCGGGTCGACGTGCCGGATGACGAGGGCAACTCCCTCGGCATCCTGACCCTGAGCCGTGACATCACCGGGCTGCGCACCACCCAGGCCCAGCTCCAGCAGGAGCAGCATTACGACAGCCTGACCGGCCTGCTCAAACTCTCCCACTTCCTGCAGACCAGCCGCCACCTCGGTGCCCGCCCGGCCAGCCTGCTGCTGGTCGATCTGCAACATTTTCGCGAGATCAACGATCGCTTCGGCATCCGCATCGCCGATCGCCTGCTCAGCCAGGTGGCCCGTCGCCTGCAACGGCTGGCGCCGCCCCAGTCCCTGCTGTGCCGGGTGGCGGCCGATGACTTCGCCCTGCTGCTGCCGGACTTGCCCCTTCCCCTGACCGAGTGGAGCCGCAACCTGCAGTACGAGTTGATGGTGCCCTATCAGGTCGAGGAGCACAGGATCCAGATCCCGGTCTTCCTCGGCATCGCCCAGGGCAAGGCCAACGATGCCGAGCGCCTGCTGAGCCATGCCGAGGCCGCCCTGGCTCAGGGCAAGCGCCAGCAGCAACACTGCACCCTGTTCGACCCCGAACTCGATGCCAAGCTCAAACGCCGTCAGCTCATCGCCGCCCAGCTGCCGCTGGCCATCAAGTCGGCCCAGCTGGTCGCCGTCTATCAGCCGATCATCTGCACCCACAGCAACCAGTTGCACGGCGCCGAACTGCTCTGCCGCTGGCCTCATGCGGAATTCGGCATGATCTCCCCCGACGAATTCATTCCCCTGGCGGAAGAGCTGGGGCTCATCGGCCAGCTCGGCCAGCTAATGCTGGAGCTGGGCTGTGCCCAGCTGGCGCGCTGGCAAGTGGCGGCGCCGGATCTGGTGCTCTCAGTCAACCTGTCGCCTCTGCAGTTCCGTGACCCCGAGCTCTGCCCGCAGATCTTCGCCTGCATCGAACGCCACGGGATAGCCCCCTGGCAGCTGGAGCTGGAGATCACCGAAGGGGTGCTGATGGAAAATGCCGACGAGATAGAGAGCAACCTCGCGAACCTGATCGAGGCCGGCTTTCAGCTCGCCATCGACGACTTCGGCACCGGCTACTGCTCCCTGGCCTACCTGCCTCGGCTGCAGGTGGCGACCCTCAAGCTGGACAGAAGCTTCACCCAGGGGTTGGCGACCAACCAGGCCACCACCGCCATAGTGCGCTCCGTCATCGGCCTCGGCCATGAGCTCGGGATCAAGATCACCGCCGAAGGGGTGGAGACCCAGGAGCAGCAAACCTGGCTGGCCCAGGCGGGCTGCGATCGCCTGCAGGGCTACCTGTTCAGCCGCCCCCTCCCCCCGGCGGAATTTGCCCGCAACTACCAGTTGCCCGCGGACTGA